A genomic region of Colius striatus isolate bColStr4 chromosome 20, bColStr4.1.hap1, whole genome shotgun sequence contains the following coding sequences:
- the SLC6A4 gene encoding sodium-dependent serotonin transporter: MEKKATRNETEPLTSKTEVSDCKEEEDCKENGLLVKNPKSALRLVEDGSKVHPRQGDKGEAAQISNGYSGGQSSVPCNGMGEVEDAQSTAPAATTTTTTTTSTTCGAEGQQQLMELEDRETWSKKVDFLLSVIGYAVDLGNVWRFPYICYQNGGGAFLIPYTIMAIFGGIPLFYMELALGQYHRNGCISIWRKICPIFKGIGFAICIIDLYVASYYNTIMAWAFYYLVSSFTAELPWTSCTNAWNTGNCTNYFSKDNVSWSLHSISPAEEFYTRQVLQIHRSNGLDDLGGISWQLTICLLLIFTIVYFSIWKGVKTSGKVVWVTATFPYIILFILLVRGATLPGAWRGVLYYLKPDWQKLLATEVWVDAAAQIFFSLGPGFGVLLAYASYNKFHNNCYQDALITSTVNCMTSFVSGFVIFTVLGYMAEMRNEDVSEVAKDTGPSLLFITYAEAIANMPASTFFAIIFFLMLLTLGLDSTFAGLEGVITGVLDEFPHVWSKRRELFVLGLIIICFLGSLATLTFGGAYVVKLFEEYATGPAVLTVVFLEAVAVAWFYGITQFCKDVKEMLGFTPGWYWRVCWVAISPIFLLFITCSFLSNPPELRLFDYSYPYWTTVVGYCIGTSSIIFIPIYMVYRLIVTPGTLKERILKSITPETATEIPFGDIRMNAV, translated from the exons atggaaaaaaaggcaacaagAAATGAGACTGAGCCTCTGACTTCCAAGACAGAAGTCTCAGACTGTAAGGAAGAAGAAGATTGTAAAGAGAATGGACTTCTGGTCAAGAACCCTAAATCTGCCCTACGGCTAGTGGAGGATGGCAGTAAAGTCCATCCCAGACAGGGAGATAAAGGGGAGGCAGCTCAGATCTCAAATGGTTATTCAGGGGGTCAGAGCTCTGTTCCCTGCAACGGCATGGGAGAGGTGGAAGACGCCCAGAGCACCGCCCCAGCAGCCACAACCACCACTACAACCACTACTTCCACCACCTGTGGAGCAGaaggccagcagcagctgatggagctggaagacagagagACCTGGAGTAAAAAAGTGGACTTTCTACTCTCTGTTATTGGATATGCAGTGGATCTGGGAAATGTGTGGAGATTTCCTTATATATGCTACCAAAACGGAGGAG GAGCATTCCTCATTCCTTACACAATTATGGCCATCTTTGGAGGGATTCCTCTCTTCTATATGGAACTAGCACTAGGACAGTACCACAGGAATGGGTGTATTTCAATTTGGAGAAAAATATGTCCTATATTCAAAg GAATTGGCTTTGCCATCTGTATAATAGATCTTTACGTAGCCTCCTATTACAACACCATTATGGCCTGGGCCTTTTACTACCTCGTATCCTCCTTCACGGCGGAGCTGCCATGGACTAGCTGCACAAATGCTTGGAACACAGGCAACTGCACTAACTACTTCAGCAAGGACAATGTCAGCTGGTCCCTGCACTccatctctcctgcagaagAATTTTATAC acGCCAAGTTCTACAGATACACAGGTCCAATGGGCTGGATGACCTGGGGGGCATTAGCTGGCAACTGACCATCTGTTTATTATTAATCTTCACCATTGTATACTTCAGTATCTGGAAAGGAGTCAAAACATCTGGCAAG GTGGTATGGGTGACTGCCACGTTCCCTTACATCATACTCTTTATCCTGCTAGTGAGAGGTGCAACTTTGCCTGGGGCTTGGAGAGGTGTTCTCTACTACCTGAAACCTGACTGGCAGAAACTCCTGGCTACTGAG GTTTGGGTGGATGCTGCAGCTcagattttcttctcccttGGTCCAGGTTTTGGGGTCCTGTTGGCTTATGCCAGCTACAACAAATTCCATAACAACTGCTACCA AGATGCTCTGATTACCAGTACCGTGAACTGCATGACTAGTTTTGTGTCTGGATTTGTCATTTTCACTGTGCTGGGATACATGGCAGAGATGAGGAATGAAGATGTATCTGAGGTTGCCAAAGACACCG GACCCAGCCTTCTCTTTATTACATATGCTGAGGCCATTGCAAACATGCCTGCTTCCACTTTCTTTGCAATCATCTTCTTCCTGATGTTACTCACACTGGGATTAGACAGCACG TTTGCAGGACTAGAGGGAGTGATTACTGGAGTACTGGATGAATTCCCACATGTCTGGAGCAAACGCAGGGAATTGTTTGTCCTTGGTCTGATCATCATTTGCTTTTTAGGGTCATTAGCAACCCTGACATTT GGAGGAGCGTATGTGGTAAAACTGTTTGAAGAATACGCCACTGGCCCAGCTGTCCTGACCGTTGTGTTTCTGGAAGCAGTTGCTGTAGCCTGGTTCTACG GCATCACCCAGTTCTGCAAGGATGTGAAAGAAATGCTAGGCTTTACCCCAGGCTGGTACTGGCGAGTTTGCTGGGTAGCAATTAGTCCCATCTTCCTTCTG ttCATCACTTGCAGCTTTCTGTCCAACCCTCCTGAGCTACGGCTTTTTGATTATAGCTATCCCTACTGGACCACAGTAGTGGGTTATTGCATAGGAACCTCTTCTATCATCTTCATTCCAATCTACATGGTTTATCGGCTGATTGTCACTCCAGGAACACTGAAGGAG CGTATTCTGAAAAGCATCACTCCAGAAACAGCTACAGAGATTCCTTTTGGAGACATCCGCATGAATGCGGTATAG